A window of Fuerstiella sp. contains these coding sequences:
- a CDS encoding TolC family protein, protein MRGVSSLLPNGRDAGNSILHGLMTFPMKRITHQSANFDGLRRCLLIVLQILPGCALTGSSDDFATNLYTPAEGRLTAERQIEESAGYGHTADYANFMDNDADSESSGASAVYLTGMVTEQTFDEISEEQVWPVSLLEAVQLALDNNEVIPVDVQFLSSGSTLLNAPQAVASIYDPAIQATSVAAARGSLAATSDFVPVLTARSTIGQDSVIQNNLVSAGLPAGGVLESDTGNLDISLQQRLMTGGLLELSHNIRFDDNNVGTNLFPNVYQGQLAVEFTQPLWSGAGDFFTSVAGPIDLIATRAPSVDQGIVITRLNEKISNNQFHIALQQLVKDVADVYQDLHFAHRRYEIETKTQEAAEKVWKQLKAKSEAGTGRGLASEAQAEENVYATSARVKDASREIITAENRLRRLIGRDPGHGLIMQPIQAPTVDPIADDWEHSLQTAFSRRSELNETILTMQSLELQRSASMSLSKPRLDLVSNIHTNGFGDHAFDESGRGGPARSDSYAQNLLNAEQTGWFAGVQFSVPLDRRLYRSLQHQLEYRLAKTRATLKAQKKEISHELWHAFRSAERWSEIVSENERRVQAARRQVSALDAASVAGRDIVDLLVRAHSTLAIAETQYAQAMTEYNKANSEIRFRRGTLLEDLNISIHDPLSLPVSDAKAAETGTQDESETVSS, encoded by the coding sequence ATGCGAGGCGTATCGTCACTGTTGCCGAACGGTCGAGACGCTGGTAACTCAATCCTTCACGGCCTGATGACGTTTCCGATGAAACGGATCACTCACCAAAGTGCGAACTTTGACGGTTTGCGGCGATGTTTGCTGATCGTCCTGCAGATTCTGCCGGGTTGCGCGCTCACGGGTTCGTCGGACGATTTTGCCACAAATCTTTATACCCCTGCTGAGGGGCGGCTGACGGCTGAACGGCAAATAGAGGAATCCGCAGGCTATGGACACACTGCAGACTATGCCAATTTCATGGACAACGACGCAGACTCAGAATCGTCCGGGGCGTCTGCCGTTTATCTGACAGGGATGGTTACCGAACAGACTTTTGATGAGATTTCAGAGGAGCAAGTCTGGCCCGTGTCACTGCTGGAGGCTGTTCAGCTGGCCCTGGATAATAATGAAGTCATTCCCGTTGATGTCCAGTTCCTTTCCAGTGGAAGCACTCTGCTCAATGCTCCGCAGGCGGTGGCGTCAATCTATGATCCGGCCATTCAGGCAACCAGTGTGGCAGCCGCACGTGGAAGCCTGGCCGCGACTTCAGATTTCGTCCCTGTGCTGACCGCTCGTTCCACAATTGGCCAGGACAGTGTTATTCAGAACAATCTGGTATCAGCCGGTCTTCCCGCGGGCGGTGTGCTTGAAAGTGACACAGGAAATCTTGATATCAGTCTGCAGCAGCGGCTGATGACCGGTGGTCTTCTTGAATTATCCCACAATATCAGGTTTGATGACAATAACGTTGGCACGAACCTGTTTCCAAATGTGTATCAGGGGCAGTTGGCTGTCGAATTCACACAGCCCCTGTGGAGCGGTGCCGGTGACTTCTTTACGTCAGTTGCCGGACCGATCGATCTGATTGCCACGCGCGCCCCAAGTGTCGATCAGGGAATTGTGATCACGCGACTTAACGAAAAGATTTCAAACAATCAATTTCATATTGCGCTGCAACAGCTGGTCAAGGATGTCGCGGATGTCTATCAGGATCTGCACTTTGCCCACCGAAGGTATGAAATTGAGACAAAAACACAAGAGGCTGCAGAGAAAGTCTGGAAGCAGCTCAAGGCAAAATCTGAAGCCGGCACCGGACGCGGACTGGCATCAGAAGCGCAGGCCGAAGAAAATGTTTATGCAACTTCAGCCCGGGTCAAAGATGCATCCCGGGAAATCATTACGGCAGAGAACCGGCTGCGTCGGCTGATTGGCAGGGATCCCGGACACGGGCTCATCATGCAGCCCATTCAGGCTCCGACAGTTGATCCGATTGCCGATGACTGGGAACACTCGCTGCAGACCGCGTTCTCACGACGGTCCGAGCTGAACGAAACCATCCTGACGATGCAGAGCCTGGAACTGCAGCGTTCCGCTTCCATGAGTCTGTCGAAGCCGCGTCTGGATCTGGTGTCAAATATCCACACGAACGGGTTTGGTGATCATGCATTCGATGAGTCGGGCCGGGGAGGTCCTGCACGAAGTGACAGTTATGCGCAGAATCTTCTGAATGCGGAACAGACCGGCTGGTTTGCCGGGGTGCAGTTTTCCGTGCCGCTGGACCGACGATTGTATCGCAGTCTCCAGCATCAGCTTGAATATCGACTGGCGAAGACACGTGCCACACTGAAGGCTCAGAAGAAAGAAATCTCACACGAATTGTGGCATGCATTTCGTTCGGCAGAACGCTGGTCTGAGATCGTGAGCGAAAACGAGCGTCGTGTTCAGGCGGCACGGCGACAGGTCAGTGCCCTGGATGCGGCTTCCGTGGCCGGACGCGACATCGTGGATCTGCTGGTTCGCGCTCATTCCACACTGGCGATTGCCGAAACTCAATATGCCCAGGCGATGACAGAATACAACAAAGCCAATTCAGAAATTCGTTTCCGTCGAGGAACACTGCTCGAAGATCTCAATATCAGTATCCACGATCCCCTGTCTCTTCCCGTTTCTGATGCCAAAGCAGCTGAAACCGGAACACAGGATGAGTCAGAAACAGTCAGCAGCTGA
- a CDS encoding NAD(P)-dependent oxidoreductase — MRITPHTEAQLDDRLSEPDTGVLDAVEHSPGDLIVLGAGGKMGFHLSRMLQRSLMSLGRSDRVITVSRFRRQKTRVQFVQAGFDVFQVDLSDPEQLCELPDAAGVFYLAGVKFGTQNRPDLLEQYNIQMPRLVTERYRHSRIVALSTGCVYPFVRPESGGAAEETPTDAPGDYARSCLGREQACVDAAERWGTQSSLIRLNYSIDLRYGVLVDIAQKVLAGKPVGLDTGYVNVIWQRDAVSHIIQTLRHSSAPPFVLNVTGPEVVRIRDLAESFGRKFNRKVTFQGTEADTAWLASSEKACGLFGVPQTSIAQMIDWTADWLKHDGVTLGKPTHFDARDGKF, encoded by the coding sequence GTGCGAATCACACCCCATACGGAAGCTCAGCTTGATGATCGACTTTCGGAGCCCGACACAGGGGTTCTGGATGCCGTCGAACACTCCCCTGGTGACCTGATTGTGCTGGGGGCCGGAGGAAAGATGGGCTTCCATCTCAGCCGAATGCTCCAGCGATCACTGATGTCACTGGGGAGGTCTGATCGAGTTATCACGGTCTCCCGATTTCGCCGTCAGAAAACCCGGGTTCAGTTCGTGCAGGCAGGTTTTGATGTCTTTCAGGTCGATCTGAGTGATCCGGAGCAGCTTTGTGAACTTCCGGATGCTGCCGGCGTCTTCTATCTGGCCGGGGTGAAATTTGGCACACAGAATCGACCGGACCTGCTGGAACAATATAACATTCAGATGCCGCGTCTGGTCACCGAACGTTACCGGCATTCACGTATTGTTGCGCTGTCGACAGGATGTGTGTATCCTTTCGTCCGACCGGAATCCGGAGGCGCTGCGGAGGAGACGCCAACGGATGCTCCGGGTGACTACGCGCGATCATGTCTGGGCCGCGAACAGGCCTGCGTTGATGCGGCCGAGCGCTGGGGAACTCAATCCAGTCTGATTCGGCTCAACTATTCAATCGATTTGCGGTACGGCGTGCTGGTGGACATTGCACAGAAGGTGCTGGCAGGAAAACCGGTCGGGCTGGACACGGGATACGTGAACGTGATTTGGCAGCGAGACGCGGTGTCACATATCATTCAGACACTGCGTCATTCGTCGGCACCGCCGTTTGTGTTGAACGTGACCGGCCCCGAGGTTGTGCGGATTCGTGATCTGGCTGAATCTTTTGGCCGGAAGTTTAATCGTAAAGTGACATTCCAGGGTACAGAAGCTGATACGGCATGGCTCGCCAGCTCGGAAAAGGCGTGTGGACTTTTCGGCGTTCCGCAGACTTCGATCGCACAAATGATCGACTGGACTGCTGACTGGCTGAAACACGACGGTGTTACTCTTGGCAAGCCGACACATTTCGATGCACGAGACGGGAAATTTTGA
- a CDS encoding translocase produces MANSLWHWLKTGGRTQVSRVSRWQAMAQVIDRRTGQLREKSDEEIRGQALELAWKIRTGFPLQSAITDVFGLVCEAARRTVNMTPYPVQIIGGIALAERWIAEMQTGEGKTLTATMPTTLYAMVGRGCHVVTVNDYLAQRDAAAMKPIYSMMGLSVGCVISESEDEERQEAYNCDITYGTATEIGFDFLRDRLKSDTVGTQNSLPRYTSLSSGSGRNRVQRGQYFALIDEADSVLIDEAVTPLIIGLPEPNSISDVSLLHWAYSRVNDLQEHEDFVCEPDRRLVTLTEPGSLRVLMSDRPQWLGSFSNEKLLSQVETALAANLFYQLDREYVMKDGEVTIVDESTGRMMDGRKWQRGLHQAIEVKEGTAVSELTQHAAQITIQSLFRHYRYLAGMTGTAALAKNELWNAYRIGVAEIPTNRPCLRQELPTRIYATHSQRNQVLTETVVELVRQKRAVLIGTPSVSESEALGNMLNAAGTRYVILNARHEAEEAEIVELAGQPGRVTIATNMAGRGTDIIPHQEVIRNGGVHVIATSVHSSARIDRQLVGRTARQGDPGTFQFLLSLEDPFLNILSPRARRQLRTLIEHQQGEITGLNVKTYFRKAQRQLEKNYARQRKQLLKSERRQSETFRRIGLDPYLECAAD; encoded by the coding sequence TTGGCAAATTCACTTTGGCACTGGTTAAAAACTGGCGGAAGGACACAGGTATCGCGTGTCTCGCGTTGGCAGGCAATGGCCCAGGTCATTGACCGTCGAACCGGTCAGCTTCGTGAAAAATCCGATGAGGAGATTCGCGGACAGGCTCTCGAACTTGCGTGGAAAATCCGGACGGGCTTTCCACTGCAAAGTGCAATAACAGACGTGTTTGGGCTGGTTTGTGAGGCAGCACGCCGCACGGTGAATATGACACCTTATCCGGTGCAGATAATTGGAGGAATTGCTCTGGCCGAACGATGGATTGCTGAAATGCAGACAGGCGAGGGCAAGACACTGACCGCAACGATGCCGACGACACTGTATGCAATGGTCGGCCGCGGATGTCATGTCGTCACGGTCAACGACTATCTGGCTCAGCGCGATGCCGCAGCAATGAAGCCAATATACAGCATGATGGGACTGTCCGTTGGTTGCGTGATATCAGAATCAGAAGATGAAGAACGACAGGAAGCCTACAATTGCGATATCACCTACGGGACCGCCACAGAGATCGGATTCGATTTTCTTCGTGATCGTCTGAAATCGGACACCGTTGGGACACAAAACAGCCTGCCGCGCTACACGTCGCTGTCGTCGGGCAGTGGCCGGAACCGGGTTCAGCGTGGTCAGTACTTCGCACTGATCGATGAGGCTGACAGTGTCCTCATCGACGAAGCTGTCACACCTCTGATCATCGGTCTTCCGGAACCAAATTCGATCTCTGATGTCAGCCTGCTGCACTGGGCGTACTCACGGGTCAATGATCTCCAGGAACACGAGGATTTTGTTTGTGAGCCGGACCGCCGACTGGTAACACTTACCGAGCCGGGAAGCCTTCGCGTCCTGATGTCCGACCGTCCGCAGTGGCTCGGAAGCTTCAGTAATGAGAAATTGCTGTCGCAGGTTGAGACGGCACTGGCTGCGAATCTGTTCTATCAACTCGACCGCGAGTATGTCATGAAGGACGGTGAAGTGACGATCGTGGACGAATCCACAGGTCGTATGATGGATGGTCGTAAGTGGCAGCGAGGCCTACATCAGGCGATAGAGGTTAAAGAAGGAACAGCGGTTTCGGAACTCACCCAGCATGCCGCACAAATCACAATTCAGTCTCTGTTCAGACACTACAGGTATCTGGCCGGAATGACGGGGACTGCAGCGCTGGCGAAAAACGAGTTGTGGAATGCCTATCGCATCGGTGTCGCGGAGATCCCTACAAATCGTCCGTGTCTGCGGCAGGAGCTTCCAACCCGGATCTATGCGACACATTCACAACGCAATCAGGTGCTCACAGAAACTGTGGTTGAACTGGTTCGTCAAAAACGCGCGGTGCTGATTGGTACTCCCTCTGTGAGTGAATCGGAGGCGCTGGGAAATATGCTGAATGCTGCCGGTACCCGATACGTGATACTGAATGCTCGGCACGAGGCCGAAGAAGCCGAAATTGTGGAACTGGCAGGACAACCTGGCCGAGTAACGATCGCGACCAATATGGCAGGTCGGGGCACCGACATTATTCCTCATCAGGAGGTTATCCGGAACGGCGGTGTGCACGTGATTGCCACGTCCGTCCACAGTTCAGCCCGAATTGACCGTCAGCTTGTGGGCCGAACGGCCCGTCAGGGCGACCCGGGAACATTTCAATTCCTGTTGTCTCTGGAAGATCCGTTTCTGAACATCCTGTCGCCCCGGGCCCGGCGGCAGCTGCGAACTCTGATTGAACATCAACAGGGCGAAATCACGGGGCTGAACGTGAAAACTTATTTTCGAAAAGCACAGAGGCAGCTGGAAAAAAATTATGCTCGACAGCGAAAACAGCTGCTCAAAAGTGAGCGCCGGCAAAGTGAAACATTTCGCCGGATTGGTCTGGACCCCTACCTCGAATGTGCCGCGGACTGA
- a CDS encoding zf-HC2 domain-containing protein, translating into MTDAPRKPNVIEQLVAYLDGELDGEQSAGIEKHLSEDPKLRQLAEELDRTWGMLDALESVEASQEFSAQTMKTVAAADMDSQQRFSALVSRFAGSWFNSHALTWFGIGVIGTSCGLAISLLSGASPESTQAAELLRDIDVLQRYPEYSIVPDVELLRELKFPSVGPSLSQEQQ; encoded by the coding sequence GTGACCGATGCACCCCGCAAACCGAATGTCATCGAACAGCTGGTCGCCTATCTTGACGGTGAACTGGACGGTGAACAGTCTGCAGGAATTGAAAAACATCTCAGCGAAGATCCAAAACTGCGGCAGCTGGCTGAAGAACTGGACCGCACCTGGGGAATGCTCGACGCCCTGGAATCTGTCGAAGCCAGTCAGGAATTTTCAGCTCAGACGATGAAAACGGTAGCCGCAGCCGACATGGATTCGCAGCAGCGATTCTCTGCACTGGTCAGCAGGTTCGCCGGATCATGGTTCAACAGCCACGCTTTGACCTGGTTTGGAATTGGAGTGATCGGAACATCGTGCGGACTGGCAATCAGCCTGCTCAGCGGAGCATCTCCGGAGTCGACTCAGGCTGCCGAACTGTTGCGGGATATCGATGTTCTGCAGCGGTATCCTGAATACTCGATCGTGCCCGACGTTGAACTCCTTCGGGAATTGAAATTTCCGAGTGTCGGGCCATCATTGTCACAGGAGCAACAATGA
- a CDS encoding UvrB/UvrC motif-containing protein: MKKCRQCANQSTLHITEVIEGQASEIHLCEKCARDYLDDSESHESDSIAADLAAKLEELHVATDGELDQLTCSGCGIKMSEFRELGRLGCPFCYDEFREHLRPLLENIHEEPTHSGKRPSRTSASLDDQSRVLQLRNRQREAIRQEDYESAATLRDEITELEALLRGEEITTPDED; this comes from the coding sequence ATGAAGAAATGCCGACAGTGTGCCAACCAGTCCACATTGCATATCACGGAGGTGATCGAAGGTCAGGCCAGTGAAATTCACCTGTGTGAAAAATGTGCCCGCGACTATCTGGATGATTCAGAATCGCACGAATCTGATTCTATTGCAGCCGACCTGGCTGCCAAGCTGGAAGAACTGCATGTCGCTACCGACGGGGAACTGGATCAGCTGACGTGTTCCGGATGCGGAATCAAGATGAGTGAATTCCGGGAACTCGGTCGGCTGGGCTGTCCCTTCTGTTATGATGAGTTTCGTGAACACCTGCGTCCATTGCTGGAAAATATCCACGAAGAGCCGACTCACTCGGGTAAACGACCTTCGCGCACGTCAGCGTCACTAGATGATCAGTCACGTGTCCTGCAGTTAAGAAACAGGCAGCGTGAAGCGATTCGTCAGGAAGACTACGAATCAGCCGCGACACTTCGTGATGAGATCACCGAACTGGAAGCCTTGCTTCGAGGCGAAGAAATCACCACGCCCGACGAAGACTGA
- a CDS encoding rhomboid family intramembrane serine protease, whose protein sequence is MIPLRDNIRSRTTPWINYTIIAVCCLVFYFQLQDQKSLLVERYGMIPTRIVNPDQTVDVIDRVIVQTPFGDRIREISRPVAPAGVIPWLTTLTCIFLHGGWMHIIGNMWMLWIFGDNVEDRMGHRWYLLFYVFCGMVASASHMLIDTGSTVPTIGASGAIAGVMGAYMVLYPRAQVLSIVPIFFFIQMIVLPAPVFLGIWFLLQFFQGTFAVISIQSAGVAWWAHIGGFVTGFLIAWLFKQSGSTTPAVKVIDPRNQRSTTYRIYVNDRRR, encoded by the coding sequence ATGATTCCTCTTCGCGACAATATTCGGTCACGTACCACACCCTGGATTAATTACACCATCATTGCTGTCTGCTGTCTGGTCTTCTATTTTCAGCTGCAGGACCAAAAATCTTTGCTGGTCGAACGATACGGCATGATTCCGACGCGTATTGTGAACCCCGATCAGACGGTCGATGTGATTGATCGGGTGATTGTTCAAACCCCGTTTGGTGATCGGATTCGCGAAATCTCCCGACCGGTTGCTCCTGCGGGAGTCATACCGTGGCTGACAACTCTCACCTGTATCTTTCTTCACGGCGGCTGGATGCACATCATCGGCAACATGTGGATGCTTTGGATATTCGGGGACAACGTCGAGGACCGTATGGGACACCGCTGGTACCTGTTGTTCTACGTTTTCTGTGGAATGGTGGCCAGTGCGTCTCACATGCTGATCGATACCGGTTCCACAGTCCCGACGATTGGTGCCAGTGGAGCGATTGCCGGAGTCATGGGAGCCTATATGGTGCTGTATCCGCGGGCGCAGGTACTCTCGATCGTTCCGATTTTCTTTTTCATCCAGATGATCGTGTTGCCGGCACCTGTTTTTCTGGGCATCTGGTTTCTGCTGCAGTTCTTTCAGGGAACATTTGCGGTCATCAGCATACAAAGCGCGGGAGTGGCCTGGTGGGCTCACATTGGAGGATTCGTTACCGGGTTTTTGATCGCCTGGTTGTTCAAACAGTCCGGTTCGACCACACCGGCCGTCAAAGTCATTGATCCCCGGAACCAACGTTCCACCACTTATAGGATCTACGTGAACGACCGGCGACGCTGA